The proteins below are encoded in one region of Clostridium fermenticellae:
- a CDS encoding OmpA/MotB family protein — protein sequence MKKKKREEHTNSERWLLSYSDFMTLLMILFVVLYAMSSIDQAKFAQLSQSLNMAMGGGKSIIAKENGTDANKKTTPIDTNVQQSEQAKMQDLKKQVDKYLKDNNMSSSVSTQLDQRGLIVSLNNTLFFDTGNADIKPDFQNELIGIAKILNQIKNNIRIEGHTDTVPISNSQFSSNWQLSCARAANVTQFLIDKAGIPANKLSAVGYSEYRPVSDNSTEEGRAKNRRVDIIIENSEFNKIDNNVKGNSSNTNTNSNDNTNSSDNTK from the coding sequence ATGAAGAAAAAAAAGCGTGAAGAACATACGAATAGTGAAAGGTGGCTTCTTAGTTATTCAGACTTTATGACTTTACTTATGATACTTTTTGTTGTTTTATATGCTATGAGTAGTATAGATCAGGCTAAGTTTGCACAATTGTCTCAGTCTCTAAATATGGCTATGGGTGGAGGTAAGTCTATAATAGCGAAAGAAAATGGAACAGATGCAAATAAAAAGACAACCCCTATAGATACTAATGTACAGCAGAGTGAACAAGCTAAAATGCAGGATTTAAAGAAGCAGGTTGATAAATACTTGAAGGATAATAATATGAGCAGCAGTGTGTCAACTCAGCTAGATCAAAGAGGGCTTATAGTAAGTTTAAATAATACTCTGTTTTTTGATACAGGAAATGCTGATATAAAACCTGATTTTCAGAATGAGTTAATAGGAATAGCCAAGATATTAAATCAAATTAAGAATAATATAAGAATAGAAGGTCATACTGATACAGTACCTATAAGCAATAGTCAATTTTCTTCAAATTGGCAATTGTCATGTGCGAGAGCAGCTAATGTAACTCAGTTTCTGATAGATAAGGCCGGTATTCCGGCAAATAAATTGTCTGCAGTGGGATATAGTGAATATAGGCCAGTAAGTGATAATTCTACTGAGGAAGGAAGAGCCAAGAATAGAAGGGTTGATATAATAATAGAAAATAGTGAATTTAATAAGATAGACAATAATGTAAAAGGAAATTCAAGTAATACTAATACAAACTCTAATGATAATACCAATAGCTCTGATAATACTAAGTGA
- a CDS encoding tRNA1(Val) (adenine(37)-N6)-methyltransferase, translated as MKNKFINIDETLDDLQLNNIFIIQKKDAFRFGVDAVLLANFVKDKRNAKVIDLCTGTGIIPFILSQKTKVSDITGIEIQEEMVDMASRSVLFNRLEGKIRFINHDLRDIKFVKGLEKVDIVTVNPPYKLKGSGIINSNDKNAIARHEICCTLEDVVKASKVLLTHNGKFYMIHRPDRLVDIMCIMRKYKIEPKFITMIYPNVKKAPNMVLVEGQNNGGKFLRWGEPIYIHSLDGSYTDQIEKIYGRN; from the coding sequence ATGAAAAATAAATTTATAAATATAGATGAAACACTAGATGATTTACAGCTTAATAATATATTTATTATACAAAAAAAGGATGCTTTTAGGTTTGGAGTTGATGCAGTGCTGCTTGCTAATTTTGTGAAAGATAAAAGAAATGCAAAAGTAATAGATCTTTGCACAGGGACAGGTATAATCCCATTTATATTGTCTCAGAAAACTAAAGTATCAGATATAACAGGTATTGAGATACAAGAAGAAATGGTAGATATGGCAAGTAGATCCGTTTTATTTAATAGATTAGAAGGTAAAATAAGGTTTATAAATCATGATCTGAGAGATATAAAGTTTGTTAAAGGACTTGAGAAAGTTGATATAGTTACTGTAAACCCACCATATAAATTAAAAGGATCTGGTATTATAAATTCAAATGATAAAAATGCTATAGCTAGACATGAGATATGCTGTACTTTAGAGGATGTAGTTAAAGCTAGTAAAGTTCTTTTGACCCATAATGGAAAGTTTTATATGATACATAGACCTGATAGATTGGTTGATATTATGTGTATTATGAGGAAATATAAAATTGAACCTAAATTTATAACTATGATATATCCTAATGTAAAAAAGGCACCTAACATGGTTTTAGTAGAGGGACAAAATAATGGAGGAAAATTCTTAAGGTGGGGAGAACCAATTTATATACATAGTTTAGATGGAAGTTATACTGATCAGATTGAAAAAATATATGGAAGAAATTAA
- the rsmI gene encoding 16S rRNA (cytidine(1402)-2'-O)-methyltransferase, whose amino-acid sequence MYGKLYLVPTPIGNLQDITLRALDTLRNVDIIAAEDTRQTLKLLNHFDIKKSLISYHKYNEYEKGDYIIEKLKQGLNIAIVSDAGTPGISDPGSVIVSKCISQGMEFEVLTGATAITTALVYSGMDTTKFIFRGFLPRDNKERSAVIDSLKNRMETLIFYEAPHRIKNTLKFLRENLGNRNIAVCRELTKLHEEVLRMSLDDALDYFADRDIKGEFVLVVKGKSEEEINKDEEALWDKITIDEHIKMYIKKGLSKKEAVKKVAKDRNLPKSEIYKYSIGM is encoded by the coding sequence ATGTATGGAAAATTATATTTAGTTCCAACTCCGATAGGAAATTTGCAGGATATAACGCTTAGGGCGCTGGATACTTTAAGAAATGTTGATATAATAGCAGCAGAAGACACAAGACAAACCTTAAAGCTTTTAAATCACTTTGACATAAAAAAATCGTTGATTTCCTATCATAAGTATAATGAGTATGAAAAAGGTGATTATATAATAGAAAAGTTAAAACAGGGATTGAATATAGCAATTGTCAGTGATGCTGGAACCCCTGGAATATCAGATCCGGGAAGCGTTATTGTATCAAAATGTATAAGTCAGGGAATGGAATTTGAGGTGTTAACTGGTGCAACGGCTATAACTACAGCGTTAGTTTATTCTGGTATGGATACAACTAAGTTTATATTTAGAGGATTTTTACCGAGAGATAATAAAGAAAGATCTGCAGTAATTGATTCTTTAAAAAATAGGATGGAAACATTAATTTTTTATGAAGCTCCTCATAGAATAAAAAATACTTTGAAGTTTTTAAGGGAAAATTTAGGAAATAGAAATATAGCTGTATGTAGAGAACTCACTAAACTTCATGAAGAGGTTTTGAGAATGAGTTTAGATGATGCATTAGATTATTTTGCGGACAGGGATATAAAAGGAGAATTTGTGTTAGTGGTTAAAGGTAAGAGTGAAGAAGAAATAAATAAAGATGAAGAAGCATTATGGGATAAAATTACAATAGATGAACATATAAAAATGTATATTAAAAAGGGATTAAGTAAAAAAGAGGCCGTGAAGAAGGTTGCAAAAGACAGAAACTTACCAAAATCCGAGATATATAAGTATTCAATTGGAATGTGA
- a CDS encoding C40 family peptidase, translating into MNRRMVSIALALTLALGVSGNALASTTDDSASLKQIQDQRQELEIKTEQLDNQITQAMQQIQDNKDKIAEIAKEIEQNQADLDEAQGQIENQQESFNQRAKSMYINGNDGYLGVILDSQNLNDFVARVDNIKKIMGYDKQVVDDLNNKKDLIESKKQTLCDQNNQLISLKADNEKKLAQLSSDKSQETELLASLTQKEKQLTSENEVSESTSLSRGGASVSSNAVVAYASNFLGTPYEWGGNGPSSFDCSGFTCYVFAHFGVSLPRVASDQQNVGTAVSKDNLQPGDLVFFGSTAYHVGIYVGNGSYINAPKTGDVVKISSIDRSDYSGARRVL; encoded by the coding sequence ATGAACAGAAGAATGGTATCTATAGCTTTGGCTTTGACATTAGCTCTAGGAGTTAGCGGGAATGCACTAGCATCTACGACTGATGATTCTGCATCATTAAAACAAATTCAGGATCAGAGACAGGAATTAGAAATAAAAACAGAACAATTGGACAACCAAATAACTCAGGCTATGCAGCAAATACAGGATAATAAAGATAAGATTGCTGAGATAGCAAAAGAAATAGAACAAAATCAAGCTGATTTGGATGAAGCACAAGGCCAAATAGAAAATCAACAGGAATCGTTCAATCAAAGAGCAAAATCTATGTATATAAATGGTAATGATGGCTATTTAGGTGTAATATTAGATTCTCAAAATTTAAATGATTTCGTAGCTAGAGTTGATAATATCAAAAAAATAATGGGATATGATAAACAAGTAGTAGATGATTTAAATAATAAGAAAGACTTAATAGAAAGTAAAAAACAAACCTTATGTGACCAGAATAATCAATTAATATCACTTAAAGCTGATAATGAAAAGAAGTTAGCACAATTAAGTAGTGATAAGTCACAGGAAACTGAATTGCTGGCAAGTTTAACACAAAAAGAAAAACAGCTAACATCTGAAAACGAAGTTTCTGAATCGACATCACTTTCAAGGGGCGGAGCTAGTGTATCTTCAAATGCTGTAGTTGCCTATGCTTCAAATTTCCTTGGAACTCCATATGAATGGGGAGGAAATGGGCCAAGCTCATTTGACTGTTCAGGTTTTACTTGTTATGTATTTGCACATTTTGGAGTTAGTCTGCCCAGGGTAGCATCTGATCAACAAAATGTTGGAACTGCGGTATCAAAAGATAATTTACAACCTGGTGACTTAGTATTTTTTGGTTCAACAGCATATCATGTGGGAATTTATGTTGGTAATGGATCTTATATAAATGCACCTAAAACAGGGGATGTTGTTAAAATATCATCAATAGACAGATCCGATTACAGTGGTGCTAGGAGAGTTTTATAA
- a CDS encoding C40 family peptidase, which translates to MNRRTVSLALTLTLALGISGNALAAPTSSSLSLKQVQEQRQDLETKTEQLDNQITQVMQQIKDNKDKIVKTSNDIKQVQADLNKAKNDIESQRKLFDQRVRAMYINGADSYLGVILDSQNLSDFITRVDNVKKIMGYDKQVINSLNSKKAAIENKKQLLCNENNKLISLKSDNEKKLVQLSSDKSQETKVLASLKQKETQLTPQENAMVASATNKVNQVKNNTANTTVSPSYSRGSGSSSSVSSNAVVAYASNFLGTPYQWGGNGPGSFDCSGFTCYVFAHFGVSLPRIASDQQSVGTAVSRDNLQPGDLVFFGSPAHHVGIYVGNGCYIHAPKTGDVVKISPLNRSDYSGARRVL; encoded by the coding sequence ATGAATAGGAGAACAGTATCTTTGGCTTTGACTTTGACTTTGGCGTTAGGAATTAGTGGGAATGCCTTAGCGGCTCCTACAAGTAGTTCGTTATCACTAAAGCAAGTTCAAGAACAAAGACAAGATTTAGAAACAAAAACGGAACAGTTGGACAACCAAATAACTCAGGTTATGCAACAAATAAAAGATAATAAGGATAAGATTGTAAAAACTTCAAATGACATAAAACAAGTACAAGCTGATTTAAATAAAGCAAAGAATGATATAGAAAGTCAGCGTAAATTATTTGATCAAAGAGTAAGAGCTATGTACATAAATGGTGCTGATAGTTATCTTGGGGTAATATTGGATTCTCAAAATTTAAGTGATTTTATAACAAGAGTTGATAACGTCAAAAAAATAATGGGATATGATAAGCAGGTTATTAACAGTTTGAATAGTAAAAAGGCTGCAATAGAAAATAAAAAACAGTTATTATGTAATGAGAATAATAAACTTATATCTTTGAAATCTGATAATGAAAAGAAATTGGTTCAGTTAAGTAGTGATAAGTCTCAGGAAACTAAGGTATTAGCTAGCCTTAAACAAAAAGAGACACAACTTACACCTCAGGAAAATGCTATGGTAGCTTCTGCAACTAATAAAGTTAATCAGGTGAAAAATAATACCGCTAATACTACTGTATCGCCATCATATTCAAGAGGTAGTGGATCGTCAAGTAGTGTATCTTCAAATGCTGTAGTAGCTTATGCTTCAAATTTCCTTGGAACTCCATATCAATGGGGAGGAAATGGTCCAGGTTCATTTGACTGCTCAGGATTTACTTGTTATGTATTTGCACATTTTGGTGTTAGTTTGCCAAGAATAGCATCAGATCAACAGAGTGTGGGAACTGCTGTATCGAGAGACAATTTACAACCAGGTGATTTGGTATTCTTCGGATCTCCAGCACATCATGTAGGAATTTATGTTGGTAATGGATGCTATATACATGCTCCAAAAACAGGAGACGTAGTTAAAATATCTCCATTAAATAGATCTGATTATAGTGGGGCTAGAAGAGTTCTGTAG
- a CDS encoding AbrB/MazE/SpoVT family DNA-binding domain-containing protein encodes MKSTGVVRRVDELGRIVIPIELRRTLDIAEKDALEIYVDGEQIILKKYEPACIFCGDARDVVNYKGKNICKNCLAELKNER; translated from the coding sequence ATGAAATCAACTGGTGTTGTAAGAAGAGTGGACGAATTAGGAAGAATTGTTATCCCTATAGAATTAAGAAGAACTTTGGACATAGCTGAAAAAGATGCTTTAGAAATCTATGTAGATGGTGAACAAATAATTCTTAAAAAATATGAACCTGCTTGCATATTCTGTGGAGATGCTAGAGATGTTGTTAATTACAAAGGAAAAAATATCTGCAAAAACTGTTTAGCTGAGTTAAAAAATGAAAGATAA
- a CDS encoding HD domain-containing protein codes for MKDMYNFLKQIKSIGEETGEDIYIVGGFIRDKLFNSQIDVHDLNLVCSGSMQKVIEELSKLGYYFKVLDNGKYKYKNDNMTVDIALINGSDIVEDLNNRDYTANAIALRLTEIKIIDPFDGRKAIRSRIIKQVNKGSLSDDPIRILRGIRMYIKYGMHFNFETEEEIRRIASRLYYFNGPNKFYEFMKVIEADFQGKAFEILYDYGVLSNIFPYIEELKTVGKCKYHIEDALTHMNLTYQVFKDLVNGRIKLGGIDIGKIDEVIDEFNIKNYIALSCFLHDIGKFKCYKKQGDRVSFYGHEIEGAKIVHNICNNMQFSKDATEIEETIVEAHMMPLEILKMETAEQNEALNSMFSRYRNYIPYIFIVSFCDNYATNMLLNNSNEKIKFKQFIENALLKYRKYRFV; via the coding sequence ATGAAAGATATGTATAATTTTTTAAAACAAATAAAGAGTATAGGTGAAGAGACAGGTGAAGATATTTATATAGTAGGTGGATTTATCAGAGATAAACTTTTTAATTCACAGATAGATGTTCATGATTTAAATTTAGTCTGTTCAGGAAGTATGCAAAAAGTAATAGAGGAATTAAGTAAACTTGGATATTATTTTAAGGTTTTAGATAATGGCAAATATAAATATAAAAATGATAATATGACAGTAGATATTGCACTTATTAATGGAAGTGATATTGTGGAGGATTTGAACAATAGGGATTATACAGCAAATGCAATAGCATTACGACTTACTGAAATTAAAATAATAGATCCTTTTGATGGCAGGAAAGCCATAAGGTCACGGATAATAAAGCAGGTTAATAAAGGGAGCTTATCAGATGATCCCATTAGAATTTTGAGAGGTATTAGGATGTATATAAAATATGGGATGCATTTTAACTTTGAAACAGAAGAAGAGATCAGAAGAATAGCTTCTAGATTGTATTATTTTAATGGGCCGAATAAGTTTTATGAATTTATGAAGGTTATTGAAGCTGATTTTCAGGGAAAGGCTTTTGAAATATTATACGATTATGGGGTACTTTCAAATATATTTCCATACATAGAGGAACTAAAAACTGTTGGGAAATGTAAATATCATATTGAAGATGCATTAACCCATATGAATTTAACATATCAAGTCTTTAAGGATTTAGTGAATGGAAGAATAAAACTTGGAGGAATTGATATTGGTAAAATTGATGAGGTTATAGATGAATTCAATATTAAAAATTATATTGCACTTAGCTGCTTTTTGCATGATATAGGAAAGTTTAAGTGTTATAAAAAGCAGGGAGATAGAGTTAGTTTTTATGGGCATGAAATTGAAGGTGCGAAAATAGTTCATAATATATGCAATAATATGCAATTTTCTAAAGATGCTACTGAAATTGAAGAAACAATTGTAGAAGCACACATGATGCCATTAGAAATTTTAAAAATGGAGACTGCAGAACAGAATGAGGCATTAAATAGTATGTTTTCTAGATACAGAAATTACATACCATATATATTTATAGTATCTTTTTGTGATAATTATGCGACTAACATGTTACTTAACAATAGTAATGAAAAAATTAAATTTAAACAATTTATAGAGAATGCTTTACTTAAATACAGGAAATATAGATTTGTTTGA
- a CDS encoding DUF1292 domain-containing protein, with protein sequence MSKAKEFLESEKSIYSKIYIDITYAINNVSPFLENDILKQRKYVSKLPVLKKYINSIESAENELKKGNFFNVLKQDKVVDLIRDFKNQHSDTLSQFKKCSECKCLNCSADCKFDSCLGCKDNANVIQCDHKKINIVRPDTLLIDLTNNKTGKSDKYLVLAILQDIELDRRYIIIQNSINKEKFILYFYPKISEDDYGEITDPEEFDFIASTFQSIEEI encoded by the coding sequence ATGAGCAAAGCTAAAGAATTTTTAGAATCAGAAAAAAGTATCTATAGTAAAATATATATTGATATAACTTATGCAATTAATAATGTTTCTCCATTTTTAGAGAATGATATTTTGAAACAAAGAAAATATGTTTCAAAACTACCTGTATTAAAAAAATATATAAATTCTATAGAAAGTGCTGAAAATGAACTAAAAAAAGGTAATTTTTTCAATGTATTAAAACAAGATAAAGTAGTTGATCTCATAAGGGACTTTAAAAATCAACATTCTGACACATTATCTCAATTTAAAAAATGCAGCGAATGCAAATGCCTAAACTGTTCCGCTGACTGCAAATTTGATAGTTGTCTCGGGTGTAAAGACAATGCTAATGTAATTCAATGTGATCATAAAAAGATAAATATTGTAAGACCCGATACGTTATTAATTGACCTTACTAATAATAAAACTGGAAAATCCGATAAATATTTAGTTCTAGCTATACTTCAGGATATAGAGTTAGATAGAAGATATATAATAATTCAAAATAGTATCAATAAAGAAAAATTCATATTATACTTTTATCCTAAAATATCCGAAGATGATTATGGTGAGATTACAGATCCAGAGGAGTTTGATTTTATAGCATCAACATTTCAAAGTATAGAAGAGATTTAA
- a CDS encoding PspA/IM30 family protein: MGVFKRISNIFNAKVNSALDDVENPVELLDQKIRDMEESLNKAKLSSAQILGNVHEIEKKMNEAKLTSNDFDEKVKLALSKNNEELAKKALAKKMEADKSYENLKNSYNETSQKAGVLKTKLRELESEIEKTRSYRDEAAARYNNAEASKKVNEILSDVNTRSNKISLDDIERKIQKKESFAEGLSDLRDDNSLDKEFEKLTEVNLNEELKKYKQQSQS, from the coding sequence ATGGGAGTTTTTAAAAGAATATCAAACATATTTAACGCCAAGGTCAATTCTGCATTGGATGATGTTGAAAACCCTGTCGAACTATTAGATCAGAAAATAAGGGATATGGAGGAGAGTCTCAACAAAGCAAAGCTTTCTTCTGCTCAAATTCTAGGTAATGTACATGAAATTGAAAAGAAAATGAATGAAGCAAAACTAACTTCAAATGATTTTGATGAAAAAGTAAAACTTGCCCTCAGCAAAAATAATGAAGAATTAGCAAAAAAAGCTCTTGCTAAAAAAATGGAAGCCGATAAATCCTATGAAAATCTAAAAAATAGTTATAATGAAACATCACAAAAAGCTGGGGTATTAAAAACAAAATTAAGAGAATTAGAATCTGAAATAGAAAAGACAAGAAGCTATAGAGATGAAGCTGCTGCTAGATATAACAATGCAGAAGCAAGTAAGAAGGTAAATGAAATATTATCAGACGTAAACACACGAAGCAATAAAATAAGTTTAGATGATATTGAAAGAAAAATTCAAAAGAAAGAGTCCTTTGCAGAAGGTCTTAGTGACCTTAGAGATGATAATTCTCTTGATAAAGAATTTGAAAAACTTACAGAAGTTAATTTAAATGAAGAATTAAAAAAGTATAAACAACAAAGTCAAAGTTAG
- a CDS encoding DUF1836 domain-containing protein: MKYDHFDVKYLDELAKKVSENSIIPYEDLPRYDLFLSQVIDYLNDKFADEKYTNNIVQNYIKNEVISRPEDSKKRGYTKLHLVQLVLLSYMRPVLTTDEIKKVFKLAFNEINDNEDDILTWEETYKVFSDIQKNSLEEFISKKYFDEEKLRNIIKGMNLDSKEQDRIFVFLVVMTLICEASAIKKLVQNIVDNYEED, from the coding sequence ATGAAGTATGACCATTTTGATGTAAAATATTTGGATGAATTGGCTAAAAAGGTATCAGAAAACAGTATAATTCCATATGAAGATTTACCAAGATATGATTTATTTTTATCCCAGGTTATAGATTACTTGAATGATAAGTTTGCTGATGAAAAATATACTAATAATATAGTTCAGAATTATATAAAAAATGAAGTTATCTCCAGGCCTGAGGATAGTAAGAAGAGAGGGTATACAAAATTACATTTGGTTCAACTGGTACTTTTAAGTTATATGAGGCCAGTTTTAACTACAGATGAGATTAAGAAAGTGTTTAAATTAGCTTTTAATGAAATAAATGATAATGAGGATGATATACTAACATGGGAGGAAACTTATAAGGTTTTTTCAGATATTCAGAAAAATAGTCTCGAAGAATTTATTTCTAAGAAATACTTTGATGAGGAAAAATTGAGAAATATAATAAAGGGTATGAATTTAGATAGTAAAGAACAAGATAGAATATTTGTATTTCTCGTTGTAATGACATTAATTTGTGAAGCCAGTGCTATAAAAAAATTAGTTCAAAATATAGTTGACAATTATGAAGAAGATTAA
- the argF gene encoding ornithine carbamoyltransferase yields the protein MFNLKNRNFLTLMDYTKKEIDFLIELSKDLKIAKYTGTEKKNLNGKNIVLLFEKLSTRTRCSFEVAAKDQGANVTYIGPNSGSQMGKKESIKDTARVLGRMYDGIEYRGYGQNIVETLAKYSGIPVWNGLTDEDHPTQVLADFLTMKEHLDKSWNEMKFAYAGDGRNNMANALMIGASKMGMDFRIISPEELFPDKELTRKCSDIAEESGAKINITSNINEGVKDVDVIYTDVWVSMGEDESEWEKRINILKPYQVNMNMIKASGNPNVKFFHCLPAFHDLNTEVGRRIYDKYGIKCMEVTDEVFESKYSLVFDEAENRMHTIKAIMVATLI from the coding sequence ATGTTTAATTTGAAGAATAGAAACTTCCTAACTTTAATGGATTATACAAAGAAAGAAATAGACTTCTTAATAGAGTTGTCAAAAGATCTTAAAATTGCTAAATATACGGGAACAGAAAAGAAAAATCTTAATGGTAAAAATATTGTATTATTATTTGAAAAGTTGTCTACAAGGACAAGATGTTCATTTGAAGTAGCAGCAAAGGATCAGGGAGCAAATGTTACTTATATAGGGCCTAATAGTGGAAGCCAAATGGGTAAAAAGGAATCCATAAAGGATACAGCTAGAGTACTTGGAAGAATGTATGATGGAATAGAGTATAGAGGATATGGACAAAATATTGTAGAAACTCTTGCCAAGTATTCTGGAATACCTGTTTGGAATGGACTAACTGATGAGGATCATCCGACCCAGGTATTAGCAGATTTTCTTACAATGAAGGAACATCTTGATAAAAGTTGGAATGAAATGAAATTTGCTTATGCTGGTGATGGAAGAAATAATATGGCCAATGCACTTATGATAGGTGCCTCTAAAATGGGTATGGATTTTAGAATTATTTCACCCGAAGAACTATTTCCAGATAAGGAACTTACTAGGAAGTGTAGTGATATTGCAGAAGAAAGTGGTGCAAAAATAAATATAACTTCTAATATAAATGAAGGTGTAAAAGATGTTGATGTAATTTATACCGATGTATGGGTATCTATGGGAGAAGACGAAAGTGAATGGGAAAAAAGAATAAATATTTTAAAGCCATATCAGGTAAATATGAATATGATTAAAGCGTCTGGTAATCCTAATGTTAAATTCTTTCATTGCCTTCCAGCTTTTCATGATTTAAATACTGAAGTTGGAAGGAGGATATATGATAAGTATGGGATTAAATGTATGGAGGTAACTGATGAAGTATTTGAAAGCAAATATTCATTGGTATTTGATGAAGCTGAAAATAGGATGCATACTATAAAAGCTATTATGGTTGCAACCTTAATATAG
- a CDS encoding AI-2E family transporter, translating into MEFLKGLFKKDITKVALIFIFIIVVLWLLRSIIDLMLLTFLFTYLIYSVQQFIYHKISKFIKIKQSFITIILYLFIFTTLFYFTYKYFSIIVSQSIVISNKLARNRIDRTIVRYLSPILGEREIKEHIMQNSTLILKFVADIGTWGFNAVIALLLSMFFIIERMNIKKFVSSFANSRVSGIYSYIYTFSRDFIDSFGKVVQVQVLIAFINTIISIIILNIMKFPALIALTFMIFIFSLVPVAGTILASIPLAIIAYTIGGTIKVIYVVIMIILLYTIETYILNPKFMSERTRLPVFFVFIIIIISEHFMGVSGMLIGVPLFIYLVHLVGVHI; encoded by the coding sequence TTGGAGTTTTTGAAGGGTCTGTTCAAAAAGGATATAACTAAAGTAGCGTTAATATTTATATTTATAATTGTTGTCCTTTGGTTATTAAGATCGATTATAGACCTAATGTTATTGACATTTTTATTTACATATTTAATTTATAGTGTGCAGCAGTTTATTTATCATAAGATAAGTAAATTTATAAAGATAAAGCAATCATTTATCACTATAATTTTGTACCTTTTTATATTTACAACTTTATTTTATTTTACTTACAAGTATTTTTCTATAATAGTAAGTCAAAGCATTGTTATATCAAATAAATTAGCAAGAAATAGGATCGACAGGACTATAGTTCGTTATTTGTCACCGATACTGGGAGAGCGTGAAATTAAAGAACATATAATGCAAAATTCAACCCTAATATTGAAATTTGTAGCAGATATCGGAACGTGGGGATTTAATGCAGTGATAGCATTATTATTGAGTATGTTTTTTATAATCGAAAGGATGAATATAAAAAAATTTGTATCAAGTTTTGCAAATAGTAGAGTATCAGGAATATATAGTTATATTTATACATTTTCAAGAGATTTTATAGATTCTTTTGGTAAGGTTGTGCAGGTACAGGTACTTATTGCATTTATAAATACCATTATTTCTATAATAATATTAAATATTATGAAGTTCCCTGCACTTATAGCACTGACATTTATGATATTTATATTTAGCCTTGTACCTGTTGCTGGAACCATATTGGCATCAATTCCACTTGCAATAATTGCATATACTATAGGTGGAACCATAAAGGTTATATATGTGGTTATAATGATAATTCTTTTATATACTATTGAAACATACATTTTAAATCCTAAGTTTATGTCTGAAAGGACCAGACTTCCAGTATTCTTTGTATTTATTATAATAATAATATCAGAACACTTTATGGGAGTTTCAGGTATGCTTATAGGGGTCCCACTATTTATTTATTTAGTTCATTTAGTTGGTGTGCATATATAG
- the ispF gene encoding 2-C-methyl-D-erythritol 2,4-cyclodiphosphate synthase, producing the protein MRIGTGYDVHKFDKSRPLILGGVNIPNSEGLLGYSDADVLLHAIMDSLLGALALGDIGKMFPDYDESYKNISSLILLNKTYEIIKKNNYRIGNIDSTIIAQSPKLTPFINDMRENIADILNIQKEDISIKATTEEGLGFTGRKEGISAQSVCLLYKINDKNI; encoded by the coding sequence ATGAGGATAGGTACTGGTTATGATGTACATAAATTTGATAAAAGCAGACCACTTATACTTGGAGGCGTCAACATTCCAAACTCTGAAGGACTTTTGGGCTATTCAGATGCCGATGTTTTATTACACGCCATAATGGACAGCCTTTTAGGTGCACTTGCTTTAGGAGATATTGGGAAAATGTTTCCGGATTACGATGAATCATATAAAAATATATCGAGCCTTATCTTACTAAATAAAACCTACGAAATCATTAAAAAAAACAACTACAGAATAGGAAATATAGATTCAACTATAATTGCACAAAGTCCAAAATTAACTCCATTTATAAATGACATGAGAGAAAACATAGCAGACATTCTAAATATACAAAAAGAAGATATAAGTATAAAGGCAACCACTGAGGAGGGACTTGGATTTACAGGAAGAAAAGAAGGCATTTCCGCCCAAAGTGTATGCCTTTTATACAAAATTAATGATAAAAATATATAA